From Carassius gibelio isolate Cgi1373 ecotype wild population from Czech Republic chromosome B21, carGib1.2-hapl.c, whole genome shotgun sequence, the proteins below share one genomic window:
- the LOC127985999 gene encoding transmembrane protein 161B-like, whose protein sequence is MGVISVQLVVTMVMASVIQKIIPHYSFARWLLCSGSLRWYQHPTEDELRTLAGKQQKGGKSKKDRKYNGHLENKPMTIPKDIDLQLETKCIAEVDTLALHYFPEFQWLVDFTVAATVVYLITELYFCVAEPSGEMNISVVWSLLVLAFVMYPFII, encoded by the exons ATG GGTGTGATCAGTGTGCAGCTGGTGGTTACCATGGTAATGGCCAGCGTGATTCAGAAGATCATACCCCACTACTCTTTTGCACGATGGCTCCTCTGCAGTGGCAG TTTGCGCTGGTACCAGCACCCCACAGAAGATGAGCTGAGGACTTTAGCTGGAAAACAGCAGAAAGGAGGCAAGAGCAAGAAGGACAG GAAGTACAATGGGCACTTGGAGAACAAGCCGATGACTATTCCCAAAGACATCGACCTTcagctggagactaaatgcatcGCAGAAGTGGACACACTCG cTCTGCATTATTTTCCTGAGTTCCAGTGGCTGGTGGACTTCACGGTGGCTGCCACTGTGGTGTATCTCATCACCGAGCTCTACTTCTGTGTGGCAGAGCCAAGTGGAGAGATGAACATCAGTGTGGTGTGGAGCCTGCTGGTCTTGGCCTTTGTCATGTATCCCTTTATAatttga